The following are encoded together in the Bradyrhizobium algeriense genome:
- a CDS encoding response regulator transcription factor produces MSNPPVISIIDDDGSVRAATHNLVRSLGYVVHSFASAEEFLRSSQLGDTSCVITDIRMPAMSGLELQAHLLARGHSLPFIFITAFAVESDRARALKAGAVCYLTKPFDGEVLIGCLDTALEGKGAATGK; encoded by the coding sequence GTGTCCAACCCACCGGTAATTTCAATCATCGACGATGATGGATCCGTTCGCGCCGCGACCCACAACCTCGTGAGATCGCTTGGCTACGTCGTCCATTCGTTCGCGTCGGCCGAGGAGTTCTTGCGATCGTCCCAGCTGGGTGACACATCGTGCGTGATCACGGATATCAGAATGCCTGCCATGAGCGGGCTCGAATTGCAGGCCCACCTGCTCGCCCGGGGACATAGCCTGCCGTTCATTTTCATCACGGCTTTCGCCGTCGAGAGCGATCGCGCGCGCGCTCTGAAGGCCGGGGCGGTCTGCTATCTGACCAAGCCCTTCGACGGGGAAGTCTTGATCGGATGCCTCGATACCGCCCTGGAAGGAAAGGGCGCGGCAACGGGCAAATGA
- a CDS encoding methylated-DNA--[protein]-cysteine S-methyltransferase: MPMPESFDLDRLPTPIGTALLVTDADGLLRALDWEDHEPRMKQLLRLHYGTVELKNARAPRGLRAALTGYFKGDLDRLAAIEWRVAGTPFQQKVWNALPRIPAGTTLSYGALAAKLKMPKAVRAVGHANGSNPISVVLPCHRLIGANGSLVKYGGGLERKRWLLQHEGARIKKGDGSIKRLGGVLEDPSQV, translated from the coding sequence ATGCCGATGCCAGAGAGTTTTGACCTCGACCGCCTGCCAACGCCAATCGGGACGGCGCTGCTGGTCACCGATGCGGACGGCCTGCTCCGCGCGCTGGACTGGGAGGATCATGAGCCGCGCATGAAGCAGTTGCTGCGGCTGCATTACGGCACGGTGGAACTGAAGAATGCGCGGGCGCCGCGCGGGCTGCGCGCCGCATTGACCGGCTATTTCAAGGGCGACCTCGATCGCCTTGCTGCGATCGAATGGCGCGTCGCCGGCACGCCTTTTCAGCAAAAGGTCTGGAACGCGCTGCCCCGGATTCCCGCAGGCACGACGCTGAGCTATGGCGCGCTCGCCGCGAAGCTCAAAATGCCCAAAGCCGTCCGCGCCGTCGGCCATGCCAACGGCTCCAATCCGATCAGCGTCGTCCTGCCCTGTCATCGCCTGATCGGCGCCAACGGGTCGCTGGTGAAGTACGGCGGCGGGCTGGAGCGTAAGCGCTGGCTGTTGCAGCACGAGGGCGCTCGGATTAAAAAAGGGGACGGGTCGATCAAGCGGCTGGGAGGTGTGCTTGAGGACCCGTCACAAGTTTGA
- a CDS encoding DUF1304 domain-containing protein gives MIFIANFLVAVVAALHVFFLVLEMFLWTKPLGLKIFRNGIEKARDSAVLAANQGLYNGFLAAGLVWGLFHPNPAFAFQIKAFFLLCVIVAGGYGAATVSRRILYVQAAPAALALVLLWLA, from the coding sequence ATGATCTTCATCGCCAATTTTCTCGTCGCGGTGGTTGCCGCACTGCATGTGTTTTTTCTGGTGCTGGAGATGTTTCTCTGGACCAAGCCGCTGGGCCTGAAAATCTTCCGCAACGGAATCGAGAAGGCAAGGGACTCCGCGGTGCTGGCCGCCAACCAGGGCCTGTATAACGGCTTCCTGGCTGCGGGCCTCGTCTGGGGCCTGTTCCATCCCAATCCTGCCTTCGCCTTCCAGATCAAGGCGTTCTTTCTGCTCTGCGTGATCGTGGCCGGCGGCTATGGTGCGGCAACCGTCAGCCGCCGGATCCTCTACGTGCAGGCGGCGCCCGCGGCGCTCGCTTTGGTTCTGCTCTGGCTGGCTTGA
- a CDS encoding ABC transporter substrate-binding protein, protein MRTGILHLLAGAAVAITLSATSASAQKKYDIGASDTEIKIGQTVPFSGPASAYAGIGKTQAAYMRMINEQGGIKGRKINLIQYDDAYSPPKAVEQVRKLIESDEVLLTFQIIGTPSNAAVQKYLNAKKVPQLLAATGASKFTDPKNFPWTMGYNPNYQTEGRIYGQYILKNHPTAKIGILYQNDDLGRDYVTGLKDALGAKAPSMIVAETSYELTDPTIDSQIVKLKAAGADLLYNASTPKFAAQAIKKVADLGWKPVHILDINASPISATLKPAGLDISKDIISTNYGKDPLDPTWKDDPGMKAYFAFMDKYYPEGDKLNTVNVYGYATAELLVKILQQCGDDLTRENIMRQATSLKNVTGSLSLPGMVTNTSPTDYRINKQMQMMRFNGERWELFGPIIEDTGPTG, encoded by the coding sequence ATGAGAACTGGCATTCTTCATCTCCTTGCAGGCGCGGCGGTTGCGATCACGCTATCGGCGACATCTGCAAGTGCGCAGAAGAAATACGATATCGGCGCCAGCGATACCGAAATCAAGATCGGCCAGACCGTTCCGTTCTCGGGCCCGGCCTCCGCTTATGCCGGCATCGGCAAGACGCAGGCTGCCTATATGCGGATGATCAACGAACAGGGCGGCATCAAGGGCCGCAAGATCAACCTGATCCAGTATGACGACGCCTACTCGCCGCCGAAAGCCGTCGAGCAGGTGCGCAAGCTGATCGAGAGCGACGAGGTTCTGCTGACCTTCCAGATCATCGGCACGCCGTCGAACGCCGCCGTCCAGAAATATCTCAACGCCAAGAAGGTGCCGCAGCTCCTCGCCGCGACCGGGGCGTCGAAATTCACCGATCCCAAGAATTTCCCCTGGACGATGGGATACAATCCCAACTACCAGACGGAGGGCCGCATCTACGGCCAATACATTCTGAAGAACCATCCAACCGCCAAGATCGGTATTCTCTATCAGAACGACGATCTTGGCCGTGATTATGTCACCGGCTTGAAGGACGCCCTCGGCGCCAAGGCCCCGTCGATGATCGTCGCCGAAACGTCCTATGAGCTGACCGATCCGACCATCGACTCGCAGATCGTCAAGCTGAAGGCGGCGGGCGCCGACCTGCTCTACAATGCCTCGACGCCAAAATTCGCAGCGCAGGCAATCAAGAAGGTCGCCGACCTCGGCTGGAAGCCGGTGCATATCCTCGACATCAATGCGAGCCCGATCTCCGCCACGCTCAAGCCCGCAGGCCTCGATATCTCCAAGGACATCATCTCCACCAACTACGGCAAGGATCCGCTCGATCCGACATGGAAGGACGATCCCGGCATGAAGGCCTATTTCGCCTTCATGGACAAATATTACCCCGAGGGCGACAAGCTCAACACCGTCAACGTCTACGGCTATGCGACCGCGGAATTGCTGGTGAAGATCCTGCAACAATGCGGCGACGATCTCACGCGCGAGAATATCATGCGGCAGGCCACCAGCCTGAAGAACGTCACCGGCAGCCTGTCGCTGCCGGGCATGGTCACCAACACCTCGCCGACCGACTACCGCATCAACAAGCAGATGCAGATGATGAGGTTCAACGGCGAACGCTGGGAACTGTTCGGCCCGATTATCGAGGATACCGGGCCGACCGGTTAG
- a CDS encoding ABC transporter substrate-binding protein, which produces MRKSIFHLVTGTALAVALSVSSAQAQKKYDTGATDTEIKIGQTVPFSGAYSVYANIGKTQAAYMKMINDQGGINGRKVNLIQYDDAYSPPKTVEQIRKLVEGDEVLLTFQVIGTAANAAVQKYLNTKKVPQLFAATGASKFTDPKNFPWTMGYNPNYFVEGKIYGQFILKEYPSAKIGILYQNDDLGKDYINGLKAGLGDKASKMVVAEASYEVSDPTIDSQVLKIKDAGADLFYSASTPKQAAQAIRKIHELGWKPVHIVDINASPVSATLQPAGLEASKGVISVQYGKDPADPTWKDDPGLKKYLDFMTKYFPDGDKMNTVNTYGYSTAQLLVQVLKQCGDDLTRENVMRQAANLKDVVLDLGLPGMKINTSPTDYRVNKQLQLMKFNGERWELFGPILEDAGPAG; this is translated from the coding sequence ATGAGGAAGAGTATTTTCCATCTGGTCACCGGCACGGCGCTTGCGGTTGCGCTGTCGGTCTCGTCGGCCCAGGCCCAGAAAAAATACGATACCGGCGCGACCGATACCGAGATCAAGATCGGCCAGACCGTGCCGTTCTCCGGCGCCTATTCCGTCTATGCCAATATCGGCAAGACGCAGGCAGCTTACATGAAGATGATCAACGATCAGGGCGGCATCAACGGCCGAAAGGTCAACCTGATCCAGTATGACGACGCCTATTCGCCGCCGAAGACGGTCGAGCAGATCCGCAAGCTGGTGGAAGGCGACGAGGTCCTCCTGACCTTCCAGGTCATCGGCACCGCGGCCAACGCCGCCGTGCAGAAGTATCTCAACACCAAGAAGGTGCCGCAGCTGTTCGCCGCCACCGGCGCCTCGAAGTTCACCGATCCCAAGAACTTCCCCTGGACCATGGGCTACAACCCCAACTATTTCGTCGAGGGCAAAATCTACGGCCAGTTCATTCTGAAGGAGTATCCGAGCGCGAAGATCGGCATTCTTTATCAGAATGACGATCTCGGTAAGGATTACATCAACGGGCTGAAGGCGGGCCTTGGCGACAAGGCATCGAAGATGGTCGTCGCAGAAGCTTCCTACGAAGTTTCCGATCCCACCATCGATTCGCAGGTGCTGAAGATCAAGGACGCCGGCGCGGATCTGTTCTACAGCGCCTCGACGCCGAAGCAGGCCGCTCAGGCGATCCGCAAGATCCACGAGCTTGGCTGGAAGCCGGTCCATATCGTCGACATCAACGCGAGCCCGGTGAGCGCCACGCTGCAACCCGCCGGCCTCGAAGCGTCGAAGGGTGTGATCAGCGTCCAGTACGGTAAGGATCCGGCCGATCCGACATGGAAGGACGATCCCGGCCTGAAGAAGTATCTCGACTTCATGACGAAGTACTTCCCCGACGGCGACAAGATGAACACCGTCAACACCTACGGTTATTCGACTGCGCAGCTGCTGGTGCAGGTACTCAAGCAGTGCGGCGACGACCTGACACGTGAGAACGTGATGAGGCAGGCCGCCAACCTGAAGGACGTCGTGCTCGATCTCGGCCTGCCCGGCATGAAGATCAACACCAGCCCCACCGACTACCGCGTCAACAAGCAGCTGCAGCTGATGAAGTTCAACGGCGAGCGCTGGGAATTGTTCGGCCCGATCCTTGAGGACGCAGGTCCTGCGGGTTAG
- a CDS encoding DUF1330 domain-containing protein, giving the protein MGHIDPTREVFAQFRANDRPGPIHMLNLVRLRAQAAYPDGRKATGAEAYAAYGRESGPVFERLGGRIVWQGRFELMLIGPEAERWDHCFIAEYPSVAAFAEMIRDPVYREAVKHRQAAVEDSRLIRHAVLPAGKTFGEIPE; this is encoded by the coding sequence ATGGGCCACATCGATCCGACGAGGGAAGTATTCGCGCAATTCAGGGCCAATGACCGGCCGGGTCCGATCCACATGCTCAACCTGGTTCGTTTGCGCGCGCAGGCCGCCTATCCCGACGGCCGCAAGGCGACGGGCGCGGAGGCCTACGCGGCCTATGGGCGCGAAAGCGGCCCGGTATTCGAACGGCTCGGCGGCCGCATCGTCTGGCAGGGCAGGTTCGAACTGATGCTGATCGGACCCGAGGCGGAGCGCTGGGACCACTGCTTCATCGCCGAATATCCAAGCGTCGCGGCGTTCGCCGAGATGATCCGCGATCCCGTCTACCGCGAAGCGGTGAAGCACCGCCAGGCCGCGGTGGAGGATTCCCGCCTGATCCGGCACGCGGTGCTGCCGGCCGGCAAGACGTTTGGGGAGATACCGGAGTAG
- a CDS encoding penicillin-binding protein 1A, translating into MAWGRKKRGGREEPLFGLPAALADLRLSPEDRIPAAVDDDKPKKPVPKRKHEEDDDEPPPRERKPRAAKGGAKRRAKSRGRIRFGRLIYWGAVLGLWTAIAIIGVVVWVGAHLPAIQSLEIPKRPPTIQIVGVDGSLLASRGEMAGTNVALKDLPPYLPKAFIAIEDRRFYSHYGIDPIGIARAAVANILHRGVSQGGSTLTQQLAKNLFLTQERTMARKLQEVELALWLERKHSKNEILELYLNRVYFGSGAYGVEAASQRYFGKSAKNVTVAEAAMLAGLVKSPSRLAPNRNPEGAEARAQIVLAAMAEGKFISAAQAKASIGHPSYKVKPAGAGTVNYVADWIGEVLDDLVGQIDQSIVVETTIDPKLQSVAEAAIIDELAAKSVKFNVTQGALVAMTPEGAVRAMVGGRNYADSQYNRAVTAKRQPGSAFKPFIYLTAIEGGLTPETIRQDAPLDLKGWKPENYTHEYFGSVTLTQALAMSLNTVAVRLGLEVGPKNVVRTAHRLGISSKLEANPSIALGTSEVSVIELVGAYAPFANGGLGVSPHVVTKIRTHEGKVLYVRQPDRLGQVIEPRHAAMMNTMMLETLLSGTARKAEIPGWMAAGKTGTSQDFRDAWFIGYTANLVTGVWLGNDDNSPTRKATGGGLPVEVWTRFMRTAHQGVPVASLPNAQRGGFISNLFQTASQVSAAPAPSAQVPQGGGYRPPPARTPAPPPNPSARPEAAAGLDGWLVDRLFGR; encoded by the coding sequence ATGGCGTGGGGACGGAAAAAGCGCGGCGGACGCGAGGAGCCGCTGTTTGGGCTTCCGGCAGCGCTCGCCGATCTGCGCCTCTCTCCCGAGGATCGCATCCCCGCCGCCGTCGACGACGACAAACCGAAGAAACCAGTGCCCAAGCGCAAGCACGAAGAGGACGACGACGAGCCGCCGCCGCGCGAGAGGAAGCCGCGCGCGGCTAAGGGCGGCGCCAAGCGGCGCGCGAAATCACGCGGCCGGATCAGGTTCGGCCGGCTGATCTATTGGGGCGCGGTGCTCGGCCTGTGGACCGCGATCGCGATCATCGGCGTCGTGGTCTGGGTCGGCGCGCATCTGCCGGCGATCCAGTCGCTGGAAATTCCAAAGCGCCCGCCGACCATTCAGATTGTCGGCGTCGACGGCAGCCTGCTGGCCTCGCGCGGCGAAATGGCCGGCACCAATGTCGCGCTGAAGGATCTGCCGCCTTATCTGCCGAAGGCGTTCATCGCCATCGAGGATCGCCGCTTCTATTCGCATTACGGCATCGATCCCATCGGCATCGCGCGCGCGGCGGTCGCCAACATCCTGCATCGCGGCGTGTCGCAGGGCGGCTCGACGCTGACGCAGCAGCTCGCGAAAAACCTGTTCCTGACCCAGGAACGCACCATGGCGCGCAAGCTGCAGGAGGTGGAGCTGGCGCTGTGGCTGGAGCGCAAGCACTCCAAGAACGAAATTCTCGAGCTCTACCTCAACCGCGTCTATTTCGGCTCCGGCGCCTATGGCGTCGAGGCGGCTTCGCAACGCTATTTCGGCAAATCCGCCAAGAACGTCACGGTTGCGGAAGCCGCGATGCTGGCGGGCCTCGTCAAATCGCCGTCGCGGCTGGCGCCGAACCGCAACCCCGAAGGCGCAGAGGCGCGCGCTCAGATCGTGCTCGCGGCGATGGCGGAGGGCAAATTCATCAGCGCCGCCCAGGCCAAGGCCTCGATCGGACATCCCTCCTACAAGGTGAAGCCGGCCGGCGCCGGCACGGTCAATTACGTCGCCGACTGGATCGGCGAGGTGCTCGACGATCTCGTCGGCCAGATCGACCAGAGCATCGTGGTCGAGACCACGATCGATCCGAAACTGCAGAGCGTCGCGGAAGCCGCCATCATCGACGAGCTCGCCGCAAAGAGCGTGAAATTCAATGTCACGCAAGGCGCGCTGGTGGCGATGACGCCCGAAGGCGCGGTGCGCGCCATGGTCGGCGGGCGGAACTATGCCGACAGCCAGTACAACCGCGCGGTGACGGCCAAACGCCAGCCCGGCTCGGCGTTCAAGCCGTTCATCTATCTGACGGCGATCGAAGGCGGCCTGACGCCGGAAACGATCCGCCAGGACGCGCCGCTCGATCTCAAGGGCTGGAAACCTGAGAACTACACCCATGAATATTTCGGCTCGGTGACGCTGACACAGGCGCTGGCGATGTCGCTCAACACGGTCGCGGTGCGGCTCGGCCTCGAGGTCGGGCCAAAGAACGTGGTGCGGACCGCGCACCGGCTGGGGATTTCATCGAAGCTCGAGGCCAATCCTTCGATCGCGCTCGGTACCTCGGAAGTCTCGGTCATCGAACTGGTCGGCGCCTATGCACCCTTTGCCAATGGCGGGCTCGGCGTCTCCCCGCATGTCGTGACCAAGATCCGTACCCATGAGGGCAAGGTGCTGTATGTGCGGCAGCCCGACCGGCTCGGCCAGGTGATCGAGCCGCGCCATGCCGCGATGATGAACACGATGATGCTGGAAACCCTGCTGTCCGGCACGGCGCGCAAGGCGGAGATTCCGGGCTGGATGGCCGCCGGCAAGACCGGCACCAGCCAGGATTTCCGCGACGCCTGGTTTATCGGCTACACGGCGAACCTCGTCACCGGCGTCTGGCTCGGCAATGACGATAACTCGCCGACCAGGAAGGCCACCGGCGGCGGCCTGCCGGTGGAAGTGTGGACCCGCTTCATGCGCACGGCGCATCAGGGCGTTCCGGTGGCGAGCCTGCCGAACGCGCAGCGCGGCGGCTTCATATCGAACCTGTTCCAGACCGCGTCGCAGGTCAGCGCCGCGCCTGCCCCGTCGGCGCAGGTCCCCCAGGGCGGCGGATATCGACCGCCACCGGCACGAACGCCCGCGCCGCCGCCGAATCCGTCAGCGCGGCCGGAAGCCGCGGCGGGACTGGATGGCTGGCTGGTGGATCGGCTGTTTGGGAGGTAG
- a CDS encoding polyhydroxyalkanoate depolymerase, with amino-acid sequence MPIGEFGGAPPLVAEGSPALTTPMYWMYEMGHASLNPARAVTDATKILFQNPLNPWSHTEFGKSIAAACELFERTTRRYGKPEWGLDTTEVNGVRTPVEVRSIWEKPFCRLLHFDRKLTRPLRSPHPRVLIVAPMSGHYATLLRGTVEAFLPTHEVYITDWSDARMVPLTEGRFDLDDYVDYVIEMLHVLGGNMHVIAVCQPSVPVVAAVSVMEAARDPFVPLSMTLMGGPIDTRRNPTSVNNLAAERGIEWFRNHVITKVPFPHPGVMRDVYPGFLQLSGFITMNLDRHTDAHKALFNNLVKGDGDMVDKHREFYDEYLAVMDLTAEYYLQTVDVVFVKHALPKGEMTHRGKPVDPSQIRRVALMTVEGEKDDISGLGQTEATHALCPHIPDHRRVHYVQKGVGHYGVFNGSRFRSEIVPRISDFMMSAANTKISAATTKPTLVRAAE; translated from the coding sequence ATGCCGATTGGTGAGTTTGGCGGCGCACCGCCCCTAGTGGCCGAAGGCAGTCCGGCGCTCACGACGCCGATGTACTGGATGTACGAGATGGGTCACGCGTCGCTCAACCCGGCACGCGCCGTGACCGATGCCACCAAAATCCTGTTTCAAAACCCGCTGAATCCCTGGTCGCACACCGAATTCGGCAAATCGATCGCCGCGGCCTGCGAATTGTTCGAGCGCACCACGCGCCGCTACGGCAAGCCCGAATGGGGTCTCGACACCACCGAAGTCAACGGCGTCCGCACGCCGGTCGAAGTCCGCTCGATCTGGGAAAAGCCGTTCTGCCGTCTGCTGCATTTCGATCGCAAGCTGACCCGGCCGCTGCGCAGCCCGCATCCGCGCGTGCTGATCGTGGCGCCGATGTCCGGCCATTACGCGACGCTGCTGCGCGGCACGGTCGAGGCGTTCCTGCCGACGCATGAAGTCTACATCACCGACTGGTCCGACGCGCGGATGGTTCCTCTCACCGAGGGCCGCTTCGATCTCGATGACTATGTCGATTACGTCATCGAGATGCTGCACGTGCTCGGCGGCAACATGCATGTAATCGCGGTGTGCCAGCCTTCGGTGCCGGTGGTGGCGGCGGTCTCCGTGATGGAAGCCGCGCGCGATCCCTTCGTGCCGCTGTCAATGACGCTGATGGGCGGTCCGATCGATACCCGCCGCAATCCCACGTCAGTGAACAACCTCGCGGCCGAGCGCGGCATCGAATGGTTCCGCAACCATGTCATCACCAAGGTGCCGTTCCCGCATCCCGGCGTGATGCGCGACGTCTATCCGGGCTTTTTGCAGCTCTCGGGCTTCATCACCATGAATCTCGATCGCCATACCGACGCGCACAAGGCCCTGTTCAACAATCTGGTGAAGGGCGACGGCGACATGGTCGACAAGCACCGCGAATTCTATGACGAGTATCTCGCGGTGATGGATCTGACGGCGGAGTATTACCTGCAGACCGTCGACGTCGTCTTCGTCAAGCACGCACTGCCCAAGGGCGAGATGACCCATCGCGGCAAGCCGGTCGATCCGTCGCAGATCCGCCGCGTGGCGCTGATGACGGTGGAAGGCGAGAAAGACGACATCTCCGGGCTCGGTCAGACCGAAGCGACGCACGCATTGTGCCCGCATATTCCCGATCATCGACGTGTGCATTACGTGCAGAAGGGTGTCGGCCATTACGGCGTGTTCAACGGATCGCGATTCCGTTCCGAAATCGTGCCGCGCATCTCCGATTTCATGATGTCGGCGGCCAATACCAAGATTTCAGCGGCTACTACCAAGCCAACATTGGTCCGTGCAGCCGAATAG
- a CDS encoding ABC transporter permease: MSEVARETAAHYAISWHRIQAMVLRYWYLLMSSWPRLLELIYWPALQIITWGFLQSYISQNDGFFARAGGTLIGAVILWDILFRGQLGFSISFLEEMWARNLGNLMMSPLKPIEFLISLMIMSLIRLAIGVIPMTLLALFFFDFNFFAIGLPLIAFFCNLIFTSWSVGIFVSGLVLRNGLGAESIVWTLMFGLMPLACIYYPVAVLPGWLQYIAWTLPPTYVFEGMRALLIDHVFRADLMVWSLGINVVLFVASFAIFLALLRSAKHHGSLLGGGE; this comes from the coding sequence ATGAGCGAGGTCGCCCGCGAGACCGCCGCCCATTACGCCATTTCCTGGCATCGCATCCAGGCGATGGTGCTGCGCTACTGGTATCTTCTGATGTCGTCCTGGCCGCGGCTGTTGGAGCTGATCTACTGGCCGGCGCTGCAGATCATCACCTGGGGCTTTCTGCAGAGCTACATTTCGCAGAACGACGGCTTCTTTGCGCGTGCCGGCGGCACGCTGATCGGGGCGGTGATCCTGTGGGACATCCTGTTTCGCGGCCAGCTCGGCTTCTCGATCTCGTTTCTCGAGGAGATGTGGGCGCGCAACCTCGGCAACCTGATGATGAGCCCGCTGAAACCGATCGAATTCCTGATTTCGCTGATGATCATGAGCCTGATCCGGCTCGCGATCGGCGTCATCCCGATGACGCTGCTGGCGCTGTTCTTCTTCGATTTCAACTTCTTCGCGATCGGGCTGCCGCTGATCGCGTTCTTCTGCAACCTGATCTTCACGAGCTGGTCGGTCGGAATTTTCGTATCCGGCCTGGTGCTGCGCAACGGCCTCGGCGCCGAGAGCATCGTCTGGACCTTGATGTTCGGCCTGATGCCGCTCGCCTGCATCTATTACCCGGTCGCGGTGCTGCCCGGCTGGCTGCAGTATATCGCCTGGACGCTGCCGCCGACCTATGTGTTCGAGGGCATGCGCGCGCTCCTGATTGATCACGTCTTCAGGGCCGACCTGATGGTCTGGTCGCTTGGCATCAACGTGGTGCTGTTCGTTGCCTCCTTTGCGATCTTCCTTGCCCTTTTGCGCAGCGCCAAACATCACGGATCTTTGCTCGGGGGTGGCGAATAA
- a CDS encoding ABC transporter ATP-binding protein — MDNSETAPAKPPAAGPERSAAIDVAHLIKLYKTTRAVDDVSFRIARGSITGLLGGNGAGKTTTIAMIMGLVLPTSGRVQVLGHAMPEGSAEVLGRMNFESPYVDMPMRLTVRQNLTIFGRLYAVQNLAERIEQLASDLDLKEFLDRANGKLSAGQKTRVALAKALINQPELLLLDEPTASLDPDTADWVRQHLANYRKTHDATILLASHNMLEVERLCDRVIIMKRGRIEDDDSPDQIMARYNRTTLEDVFLDVARGRVREETP; from the coding sequence ATGGACAATAGTGAGACAGCGCCAGCAAAGCCTCCCGCGGCCGGGCCGGAAAGGTCCGCCGCGATCGACGTCGCGCATCTCATAAAACTCTACAAGACCACCCGCGCAGTGGATGACGTGTCGTTCCGGATCGCGCGCGGCAGCATCACCGGCCTGCTCGGCGGCAATGGCGCCGGCAAGACCACGACGATCGCCATGATCATGGGACTGGTGCTGCCGACCTCGGGGCGCGTCCAGGTGCTCGGTCATGCGATGCCGGAGGGAAGCGCCGAGGTGCTCGGCCGGATGAATTTCGAGAGCCCCTATGTCGACATGCCGATGCGGCTCACGGTGCGGCAGAACCTCACCATCTTCGGCCGGCTTTATGCGGTGCAGAATCTCGCCGAGCGCATCGAACAGCTCGCGTCCGACCTCGATCTCAAGGAATTTCTCGATCGCGCCAACGGAAAACTCTCGGCCGGCCAGAAGACCCGCGTCGCGCTGGCGAAAGCGCTGATCAACCAGCCCGAGCTGCTGCTGCTCGACGAGCCGACGGCCTCGCTCGATCCTGATACCGCCGACTGGGTGCGGCAGCATCTGGCGAACTACCGCAAGACCCATGACGCCACCATCCTGCTGGCGTCGCACAACATGCTGGAAGTGGAGCGGCTGTGCGACCGCGTCATCATCATGAAGCGCGGCCGCATCGAGGATGACGACAGCCCCGACCAGATCATGGCGCGCTACAACCGCACCACGCTGGAAGACGTATTCCTCGACGTCGCGCGCGGCCGGGTGCGGGAGGAGACGCCATGA